A region of the Arctopsyche grandis isolate Sample6627 chromosome 10, ASM5162203v2, whole genome shotgun sequence genome:
AAATTTGGCGAAGGACACCCATAATGTAAATAACTTCCCAACTGCCAACTTTGAATCGACTGTTTGAACCGCTTCAGTATAAGTGCTAATGATTTCGTGAGGCTTACCTTCGTGCAATTTGACTCTTTTATGCCATTCTGGTACATTGTGTGGGTTTTGTCTAAGAAGAACGGAATTCAATAGAAGTAATCGTCTTTCCATTAAATATTCAAACCGTGAAAGTCTCAATTCTAAATCTATCTCTTCGTCTTCGGTTGGATTTAGTTTTTTGGCCACTTCTTCCATCCTCTTATTCAAACTGATTTCCTCAAATTGGGCATATGCGTCGAAGACTTGAGTGAAATCTCTCACAGTCGTCACTGTTTGGATAGCCTCCTCATATATATCTCTCGCTCGGTCGAATAAACCGCTTCTAACATAATAATCAGCCAATGAATTCCATAAATGACCCAACTGATCAGTATAGCGTCTCAAACCGCCTCTAATAATAGCGTCTACGTTGAGCGAATGCACTTTATCAGGATTTTTCGAAATGAGCTCGCATAATTCGTTCCAAAGTTGATGATTGGATTTACCGTGCTTGGATTGAAAATGTTCATTGTCTACAATATTAGCAAGCTTCACAGCGGCATCGTCCAACCGTCCGATTGTTATCAAATATTCTATAAATTCTTCAGCATTTTCTGGACATAATTTAAGATATCTTCTGAATACTCTCACGGCGGTCTCGTGAATATCGTGTTTTTTCAAATAATCTAAATACAAAGGCCAGATTCGGTGATGTTGGGTTATTGGTAAGGCTCTTAACGCTTTGTCAAATGCTCTGCGCGTTGCAGTTATTCTGCATTGAGATGTTAAAAAGGCACAGTAGTCCATCCAGATACGGGGCATCTTATGCATGAATACTAGAGAGCGTTCGAATACATTGTTGACTTCGTCGTAGCCAGGGTCTGTGATACATTTGCCTTTGATTTGACCGCGTCTCAGTTTCAAGTAATTGTACCATAGTTTGAACGATCCGGGAAGTTCCTTCAGAGCGCGCTCGTAGATTAAATTGACTTGAAATTTTGGCGCAGTCTTTTTATGTTCGATGTATCGCAACCAGTGTTTCACAGAGTATGGATTCCTCAAAATCTCCTCTTCGTATGGCAGATCATCTTCACTCTGAAAAGCAAAGAATATGAATTTACATCTGAACGTATAATTATACTTGGAAATTCAACATGCAAGTTGGGAAAAATCTGTAacgatttatttatgaatttggTTACGTGTTCAAAACGTCTAGATAACACTCACAAATATGATGTCCACTTGATTATTCTCTAGCATTGGCATCTTGAGCGGTTATTTAGACAAACTAACCATCGACGCCGCAAAACATAACCACACAAACGTCAAACTACGATTTTTTGGCCGTAACAAAACAATATTATTGGCTTTATACCGCAATGAAACAATTTTCAATGCTTGGCTCCGATTCAATTTCTTAGCAAGGAATAAAACTACGAATATAATGCGCggcttttatttatatatatttatttagatatagcacgacttgtaccatacgaaactaggtcgacgatatcacctatttccctcatcaaacttaatctgtacaaatgacatcatcgcgtcctgttctcgtacacgaaagtcaGCCGTGGctgaaatacttcgtccagcttacccataaaggcgattcgactcgctctaGATatgcaatcacgagtacactggaaatcccaaggagctacgcaactacgcatcaaacatagaaTGAGGTCACGTtttggaatcttccagaacgtaacttcaccagcccagctacacgttgctcaagcaacacctttataaaccagtgcatcgtccccagatgccagtgagcttcaggaactcgacctggcTCGTTCCAACCTACCTAATTCactgtacataaaaatacaagtgtatcaatcgagtaataaagatcctcttcaaattacaactgaatttccataggctgggAAACGGTCCAAACCTTTAATCCGCCCTATAAAGGAATTCgcaagaaaacacaaatattcaataatttaataattaagttAACCTACCCCCGCCTACATTATAACCAAAGACGTGTGCAGATCTTTTAGTGCATATGAAATTCTtcacaaaaattcaaatttatccataaaatatgattttttccagGAAATAAGGTTTGAATCCAAAAACACGATTTTGATTATTATCTTTCTGCCATGGCTTCGACATAACTctcatcaatttttaaaatattgattaatgTGATACCCTTTTGAATTTCAtaattaataatagtaataataatttcgaaagcattcaaattcaaaagtttttaataattcgCAAATAGAATATAATTATTCGAAACACTTATAAAATTGTACTACCCACATTCACATTGTACGTGTTCAATTTCACATTGATAACTTATCTTATCCGATACACATGTCATTTTCAGTTCATACAGTATATGTAGAACAAATTGACACTTGTTGCCAAATAAGCGAATTCGCAAAATAACTTATAATGACAGATGTCATGTATCCAAAGAGGCAGCTGCTTTTGTTGTCATCATCAGCACCACATGGTTACTCTTATCTCCAATATGCCAAGAAagacatacaaagtctcttaaaCAAGTGAGCTGCATTGATTTGTTCTCTTTAATTAAATACTTGAAAACttcaacaatattaatatacgtACACAAATATACTTCCAGGAATAATGTCGAAAATATCTTATTTATACCATACGCATTAAAAGACCACGACGAATACACTGCTAAAATTAAAAACGTGCTGGAATTATGGAACTATAAAGTTCAAGGCATTCACACTCACGAGAGTCCCATAGCGGCGGCCAAATCAGCACAAGCTTTCTTTGTAGGTGGTGGTAATACATTTCAATTGCTGAAAGGTTTATACGATAAGAAGATTATCGATATAATCAGAAAGCGAGTTCTAGAAGAGGGCATTCCTTATATTGGAAGTAGTGCTGGAACAAATGTGGCCACGCTCAACATATGCACTACTAATGATATGCCGATAGTTTACCCTCCGAGCTTCGACGCTTTAAAATTGGTGCCGTTTAATATAAACCCGCATTACTTGGACCCGAAGCATGGTGATACTCATCGAGGGGAGACGAGGGAAGAACGTATATTGCAATATTTAGAAAATCCTTGTACGGGTCCAGTTTTAGGTCTCCGAGAAGGATCTACGCTGCATGTTGAGGGGAATAAAGCAATCCTCAAAGGCGTTGCTACTGCGAGGCTTTTTACAAagtatgttatttttatatttcatttaaatctgCTTTATCACAGTTTActataagtttttattttattttacagggGAAACGCTCCAAAAGAACTGACAGTAGGTGAAGATGTGTCTTTCTTATTGAATTCTACAAGTACTGATTGATTTTTATTGCGATGAATACACACATAATGtataacatttaatataatatatatttttgatggaTTATGAGCATTTCTTTTGAATTAATCACTTTATAAATTAACTACAGTGAGCTCAATTACTGAGAAGAGATCTGTATCTGTAAATTTGTCCATGAATCAAGTGATTATTTATGAGTTCTCAAAATTATCTAACGATTCACTGGTTATTGACATTTTATGTTGATTAGAAATTAGATCTGAAAATCAACGTCAGAAGTTATTTTGTGTTTCCAACGTTCATTTGATTTAGTAATGTCAGGCTATTTAGTTAGTTGGGAATAAAATCGGTGAACCAAAGTTTCGTTGGTTGGATGATATCAACCAAGATGTCCAATGACTTACCTTGATGAactttttacaaataataaagtTTACAAGACCACATAGCATTGACTAATATCAATTTTATGTTcgttttggaaaaaaatctgTTAATACcgagattaattttattactttaatagacacatacatattatacatacaacataGACGGTGAATCGCAAAAAATTTAATGCTAATATTATGCTAGAATTGGATTGAATTGAGTTATGTAAAACTATTGACTAACATATTTACTACAGATTCGCATCTATACATTTActcaggcgcggctcgtgcataggaactgcagcgctgcagcacccccagaagaaatacaaaaaaatcacatttgtatacatttacaacttgtgaatataatttaaataagaatgattagatatttgacataatcattattaatgagtatgtcaaatatatctaaatacaagttgtaaatgcgatttttttgtaatttttctgggggtgctgcagcgccgcagttcctattcACGAGCCGCGCCTGCATTTACTGATAATACATTTACGTCTTGATAATGTTGCATTCTACGGATTATTAATCTGATTTATTATACTATGAATTCGTAGACAcagaatttacatataaactAAATATAAAACCCAAAGTTAAGCAATTTAAGAGgcctgtacacctgaaaccttaattttgttaccgtttcctttcttcgatatatatattgagtgaatgcgacagttgcgcttcgaccagataaaacgtattttaaattgacaaaatcgaggtttcgtattttactattttctcctccaaaactggaccaatttttgaaaaaatttcatcatcggtataagaaagatactttctgtgcatctatcggcgtatttttttttaaatcgaccgttaaataagcacgctggactcgttttgtgggtgtaaaaaagaggcgattttatagatgtttggcggctcctagctcatataaaaaataattaatcaaaaaaataaaacgatagatgcagctcaatggtggatatccatagcatattaaaaaataatttctctagtgccataattgaggaagggagaagtatagtacgtttgtatggacaaggcgctgctgtccagccctcttaatatttgaaattaatctcattgtaaaaaaaaatcactaaaaatacatttctgCCAAAGTATATCTATGTAAGTCTTAAATTAACTCATTGATAAAGCtgacatttttctatatttccaTTGCGGTATCTCACTCAATatcttgattttaatttatataatataatccatttcattgaaataaaattcatgaacttaaatattattctttttaaaatgtttatcgtATTCAAATtcacatatataattacatacatatccatTTCTATTGAGGCAGTAAAATTCCACTACAAACATTCATACACTTATATAATAAACTCATGATTCATTgtcgacctacatatgtatttacaattttatcatataaaatgtttttcattACGACTGAGAAGTCGACGAGTTATAATTAATGTCAAGCAGTCTTTTGAATTAACTTTTGTGCCATAGCAAAGAGATGTGCTTCCGGGGGATGAATCTCGTGACCACACTCGTTTACCGGCAGATTGCAAAGGTGTCGACGCAATGCCAGATCTTGACGAGCACAAAGAGCTCTGGTAAATCCATGTTCCGTTCCAAATAAAGATAGCCTTTGTTTACGCCGCCTTTCAATTGCAACCTGTTATATTGAGGGTTTAttaacatttaataaataaataaatatacatacatatattaattattatgtatatattgtgttATATACCTGAATGGATGCTATGGGATGAGTCAGTTTGAAATCATCATCAATGTGGTTTTCAGTTGaggatttttcatttttaacacatttattattgaatatttcgTTTATCATGCCTTTACCGGCTAAATGCAGAGATACACCGATTCGTGCAAGAACTTTTCGAGGTTGCCAATATTCTCTTGCTCTGGTTTTTTCCTTGGTATCACTCTCGTCGGTGTTATTTTTATCTTTCTTACCACGAACTTCAGCGACTAAACTGGCCCAGTCGACGCCGAGTGCGTCACCCAAGCCTGTAAAGaaatcaatttatgtaatacaaATCAAAAATCACTTAACTTGAGTAAatactaattgaaaaaaatattttattttttatttatactttgggAAAGGTGGCATAGCCGAAGGACCCAATTTTTATGGTGCCGTattcgggttgcccctgagtgacATCTATGATATTATAAAGttgtacatgtataaatttttaaaaacatattcaaatagtgttaacaaagtgggtaggatggttttggccAATTTgaggaggaaccgtttcaataatgaaatcagataaattgtcaaactctgataggaaacgatcgacttgtagtcacaaatatccaagtctgaccagcagaaccAAGGataatactctgaataaattatttttcagtcgaggtcaacccacgagATCGAACTCGGCAacctttcggtggttagcataaacgtaaccaccaagctatgctgctggatgaatatgtatacaaaatttcaataaaatcattaGCATTAACCTTTTACTCTCTGATCCTCTTCCAATTCACCGTCAGATATTTCTTCAAAATCTAAATTATCCAAACCATCCTCACCGTCATGTTGCTCTTGAGATTGATCCGGTTTGTTTTCAACTGAAGAATTAGCCTCCTGGAATATAGACAGTCAAAATTTGAGTTataataatcgaaaaaaaatcaattcaaaatatttttaatacaaaaatagtaaaaaaaacgtAATAGGTTTATATACTTTTTGTAATATTGGTACCGGTTCCGTTTTCTGACCATTGACATCCTTCGTAGTTTGTTTTGAAGCTGATTTGGGTGGTACATGCTCAATCatctataatttaaaatataattagttaGCAAAGTtcaatagatttaaaaaaatttgtaatatttaaatgtaaataatttgatattaaaatttctttcataaaataatttgaaacatgGCGTGTAGTTTCAACACCAATCAATCAGTGATTCTGAGATGgtctttaaaatacatacgcCAAGAATGAAAAGCTAATTATTtaagcaatatacatatataaataaatttattttacatacattgatattttcttttataatttttatgatgttGAATGACGTCAGtacagtacatataaataatgaaaaaaaaatccttgGAAACGAATACACAACTCAATAATGATAAGTAAACGATCTAAACCAAGAAGCGTACGTTATTTTAGCAAATTGTAAGTTATCCAAATATACTTGCATTATTTTAGCATTCATGcataaatatctatatatatatatatatacaaaagatCATGCAAATTAAGAGAATCAGGAAACGGAAGTTATTGTAGAGCTTACAGGTTCATAGTCGGGCTTGAATTGTTGTAGATCAATCATCCCGTAATGATCAACAGTGTTTTGATTTTCAGGCGGATCAGTCGCCGCCGTCGCCGACTCTGTTACTTCAGACAATTCCTGCACCAAATTAGGCGAAACGTATAAAATAGTAACACATTAGTTTGTCAAATGCTACACCAACAATTTCGCAGTGCATCCCCTCAACGTCACAATGTTAAGCCAAGTGTTAAAACCCAATTTCAAAATgcagttacatatatatatatatatttattaatttggaaagaaaaaaaaaagttagttTCACGTAAAATACTCACGTCGTCCCTATTGAGGATTTCATCGGCGTCGTCACTGATTTCGCTGAGATCGTCCGGTATCGGAGGATTCTCCGCCTCGACTGATGTGTGCAAGTTTGGTACGGAGCCTGTAGAGGAATTTTGTACGTTGGGTGTGCACGGTTTCTTCACCTCGGGTGCTTCAGCCGGTGCATCTCTACTGCGTTTAGACGGCAAAGAGTGAGCATGTGTCGAGTTCTGATCTCGATTGTGATCTACGCGTCCTCTATAACCTCCTCCTTCTTCTAAAATTGTTCGAATGAcagtatatttaaaatcaatacaatatttaaagcacataaaatgaa
Encoded here:
- the LOC143918303 gene encoding putative alpha-aspartyl dipeptidase: MTDVMYPKRQLLLLSSSAPHGYSYLQYAKKDIQSLLNKNNVENILFIPYALKDHDEYTAKIKNVLELWNYKVQGIHTHESPIAAAKSAQAFFVGGGNTFQLLKGLYDKKIIDIIRKRVLEEGIPYIGSSAGTNVATLNICTTNDMPIVYPPSFDALKLVPFNINPHYLDPKHGDTHRGETREERILQYLENPCTGPVLGLREGSTLHVEGNKAILKGVATARLFTKGNAPKELTVGEDVSFLLNSTSTD